The Haladaptatus cibarius D43 genome window below encodes:
- a CDS encoding metal-dependent hydrolase, with amino-acid sequence MMATTHALVGVLLGSVTLLIAPESAPVAVFAGLFGGLFPDFDLYSGHRKTLHFPVYFSVAGAAALVIAIFVSTTWTVAVAVFLLSAAVHSVSDAFGGGLELKPWLGESERAVYDHFRGRWIPPRRWIRYDGAPEDFALGFFVALPSLVLYDGTIQTLVILFVLVSGVYALLRKQMVVAAEWLVGRIPASMLGYVPDRFVRDFVQ; translated from the coding sequence ATGATGGCAACGACGCACGCCCTTGTCGGCGTGCTTCTCGGAAGCGTCACCCTGCTGATCGCGCCGGAGTCCGCTCCGGTTGCGGTCTTCGCGGGACTTTTCGGCGGGCTCTTCCCTGACTTCGACCTCTACTCGGGCCACCGAAAAACGCTCCACTTTCCGGTGTATTTTTCGGTCGCTGGAGCAGCAGCACTCGTGATTGCGATATTCGTTTCGACAACATGGACTGTCGCAGTCGCCGTCTTCCTTCTCTCCGCGGCAGTTCACTCCGTCTCGGACGCCTTCGGCGGCGGACTGGAGCTGAAACCGTGGCTCGGTGAATCCGAGCGTGCGGTGTACGACCACTTCCGCGGCCGGTGGATTCCGCCCCGTCGCTGGATTCGGTACGACGGCGCGCCCGAGGATTTCGCGTTGGGTTTCTTCGTCGCGCTCCCGAGTCTCGTCCTCTACGACGGGACGATTCAAACCCTCGTCATCCTCTTCGTGCTCGTTTCGGGCGTGTACGCTCTGCTCCGAAAGCAAATGGTGGTCGCGGCGGAATGGCTGGTCGGGCGGATTCCAGCGTCGATGTTGGGCTACGTTCCCGACCGGTTCGTTCGGGATTTCGTCCAGTGA
- a CDS encoding DUF2270 domain-containing protein: MSDQKNPESPEMCDPEVGAGLLETNMGPSSALAHLYRGEIHRMKFWRERLDRTSNWAITLMAAILTWAFSNRSNPHYIVLLAIVTVSIFLLIEARRYRAYDIWRSRVRMLQQNVFALGLDDSAGVVDEDWRQKLSEDYRIPKMKVSLEEALAHRLRRVYAPLFLVLLAAWVFHLTAYASGGQWPRTAAIAWMPGGVVLATVVAFYVGILVVAYRPREWHINGEILPSDVTGWDYSRE; the protein is encoded by the coding sequence ATGAGCGACCAGAAAAACCCTGAATCACCGGAAATGTGCGACCCGGAGGTTGGTGCAGGATTGCTCGAAACGAACATGGGTCCGAGTTCGGCGTTGGCCCATCTCTATCGTGGTGAGATTCATCGCATGAAGTTCTGGCGGGAGCGGCTCGACAGAACGAGCAACTGGGCGATTACGCTGATGGCGGCCATCCTCACGTGGGCGTTTTCGAATCGGAGCAATCCACATTACATCGTGTTGCTCGCCATCGTCACGGTCAGCATCTTCCTGCTCATCGAGGCGCGTCGGTATCGCGCCTACGATATCTGGCGCTCCCGGGTTCGGATGCTTCAGCAGAACGTGTTTGCCTTGGGACTCGACGATTCGGCGGGCGTCGTGGACGAAGACTGGCGACAGAAGTTGAGCGAGGATTACCGTATACCGAAGATGAAGGTCTCGCTGGAGGAGGCGCTCGCGCACCGTCTCCGACGCGTGTACGCGCCACTCTTTTTGGTGCTACTCGCGGCGTGGGTGTTCCACCTGACGGCCTACGCTTCGGGTGGGCAGTGGCCTCGCACTGCCGCAATCGCGTGGATGCCCGGCGGCGTCGTTCTCGCCACTGTCGTCGCGTTCTACGTCGGTATCCTCGTCGTCGCGTATCGTCCGCGAGAGTGGCACATCAACGGGGAAATCCTGCCGAGCGACGTGACCGGCTGGGATTATTCGCGGGAGTGA
- a CDS encoding cold-shock protein, giving the protein MAKGKVDFFNDTGGYGFISTEDADEDVFFHMEDVGGEDLEEGTEIEFDIEQAPKGPRATNVTRL; this is encoded by the coding sequence ATGGCGAAAGGCAAAGTTGATTTCTTCAACGACACTGGCGGCTACGGTTTCATCTCGACTGAGGACGCGGACGAGGACGTTTTCTTCCACATGGAAGACGTTGGCGGCGAAGACCTCGAAGAGGGAACGGAAATCGAATTCGACATCGAACAGGCACCAAAAGGACCGCGCGCGACGAACGTCACGCGCCTGTAA
- a CDS encoding cold-shock protein: protein MAKGNVDFFNDTGGYGFISTEDADDDVFFHMEDVGGEDLEEGTEIEFDIEQAPKGPRATNVTRL, encoded by the coding sequence ATGGCAAAAGGTAACGTTGATTTCTTCAACGACACAGGCGGCTACGGTTTCATTTCGACTGAGGACGCGGACGACGACGTTTTCTTCCACATGGAAGACGTTGGCGGCGAGGACCTCGAAGAGGGAACGGAAATCGAATTCGACATCGAACAGGCACCAAAAGGACCACGCGCGACGAACGTTACGCGCCTGTAA
- a CDS encoding MATE family efflux transporter: MPRFPNPVRLTILAIGLALARAGLVNPKRVRRTTDLAWPRIVTGLARMSKNAVDVAFVGIAVGPAAIAGVGFASPYWGIAFSLGGGFAGGTIALVSQRYGAGAFDELGQAIRSSAALVLAVTLPVACLFWLFPTELISLMTGNETTVEMGATYLQILAIGVPFAGLNLIGSRIYIGMDDSWTPMLVRSGGAISNIVLSGLLVFPLGWGVAGAAWGTVLANVVVTAAFALGLVAGRLPIAGELPVQVNPAAKYVDGDTIRQLVHIGLPVVGRNMVWTVAKFPMLAIVALFGQNVVAAYVISRRIWGLMNTPGWGFGLASSSLVGQELGAGNELDAEEYARDVILFAVATYAVAAVIVFAFAEPIAVSFVGDSADPSVVPHTVALVYAACAAVMAQGVKGAAAGPLDASGDTRWPFYSQIIGMFGCAIPVAYLGATTSLGLMGLYLSFVAETTVPAAINYHRFSTGRWKAISRKFRPGVSASDD; the protein is encoded by the coding sequence GTGCCCCGTTTCCCGAACCCCGTCCGGCTAACCATCCTCGCAATCGGCCTCGCGCTCGCTCGCGCAGGCCTCGTTAACCCCAAACGCGTCCGCAGAACGACGGATTTGGCGTGGCCGCGCATCGTCACAGGACTTGCTCGGATGTCGAAAAATGCGGTGGACGTGGCATTTGTCGGAATCGCCGTCGGCCCGGCGGCGATTGCGGGCGTCGGATTCGCCTCCCCGTACTGGGGTATCGCGTTTTCTCTCGGGGGCGGATTCGCCGGGGGGACGATTGCGCTTGTTTCACAACGCTACGGCGCGGGGGCGTTCGACGAACTCGGGCAGGCGATTCGGTCGAGTGCCGCGCTCGTCCTCGCGGTGACGCTCCCGGTTGCCTGCCTCTTCTGGCTGTTTCCGACGGAACTCATCTCGTTGATGACTGGCAACGAAACGACAGTCGAGATGGGGGCAACGTACTTGCAAATTCTCGCCATCGGCGTGCCGTTTGCGGGACTCAACCTCATCGGCAGTCGCATCTACATCGGCATGGACGATTCGTGGACGCCGATGCTGGTTCGTTCGGGCGGTGCGATTTCGAACATCGTCTTGAGTGGCCTGCTCGTCTTTCCCCTCGGCTGGGGTGTCGCTGGCGCGGCGTGGGGTACCGTGCTGGCGAACGTGGTCGTCACCGCGGCGTTCGCTCTGGGGCTGGTCGCTGGCCGACTTCCGATTGCTGGCGAACTGCCGGTGCAGGTGAATCCTGCCGCCAAGTACGTCGATGGCGACACGATTCGGCAGTTGGTTCACATCGGTCTGCCGGTCGTCGGGCGCAACATGGTGTGGACCGTCGCCAAGTTCCCGATGTTGGCCATCGTCGCGCTGTTCGGCCAAAACGTCGTTGCCGCATACGTCATCAGCCGACGTATCTGGGGCTTGATGAACACGCCCGGTTGGGGATTCGGACTGGCGTCGAGTAGCCTCGTGGGACAAGAACTCGGCGCGGGCAACGAACTCGACGCGGAGGAGTACGCACGGGACGTGATTCTGTTTGCGGTGGCTACCTACGCCGTCGCGGCGGTCATCGTCTTCGCGTTCGCCGAACCCATCGCCGTCTCGTTCGTGGGCGATTCGGCAGACCCGTCGGTGGTGCCACACACTGTGGCGCTCGTCTACGCGGCCTGCGCCGCTGTCATGGCACAGGGTGTCAAAGGTGCTGCTGCGGGGCCGCTCGATGCGAGTGGTGACACTCGCTGGCCGTTTTACAGCCAGATAATCGGAATGTTCGGCTGTGCGATTCCCGTCGCCTACCTCGGTGCCACGACGTCGCTCGGCCTTATGGGACTGTATCTGTCGTTCGTAGCGGAGACGACGGTGCCAGCGGCCATCAATTACCATCGGTTCTCGACCGGGAGATGGAAGGCAATCAGTCGGAAGTTTCGACCGGGTGTCTCCGCTTCCGACGACTGA
- a CDS encoding GNAT family N-acetyltransferase, whose protein sequence is MDFTTSIVRTEIHGHETELRNLLREYFTRANEQGQEWFDDDDFGASVEEIVTGDLNRLESATITEPLFLAFLDDEIAGSVQLKQLDETTAEVKRLYVKPAYRGEGLGRKLMEAMRREADADGYETLRLGVSPFHEKAQSLYRDLGFEFTEPYDGTQAPPTIRENWNFMKLSLSD, encoded by the coding sequence ATGGATTTTACCACCTCCATCGTCCGGACAGAAATTCACGGACACGAAACCGAACTTCGCAACCTCCTTCGAGAATATTTCACCAGAGCCAACGAACAAGGGCAAGAATGGTTCGATGACGACGATTTCGGTGCGAGCGTCGAGGAAATCGTAACGGGTGACCTTAACAGACTCGAATCGGCGACTATCACGGAACCGCTCTTCCTCGCGTTTCTCGACGACGAAATCGCGGGCTCGGTGCAGCTAAAGCAACTAGACGAAACGACTGCCGAGGTGAAGCGACTGTACGTGAAACCAGCCTACAGAGGCGAAGGACTCGGCCGAAAACTCATGGAAGCGATGCGCAGAGAAGCGGACGCAGACGGGTACGAAACACTCCGATTGGGCGTATCGCCATTTCACGAGAAGGCACAGTCATTGTACCGTGACCTCGGATTCGAGTTTACGGAACCATACGACGGAACGCAAGCACCGCCAACGATTCGAGAAAATTGGAACTTCATGAAGCTCTCGCTCTCAGATTGA
- a CDS encoding alpha/beta fold hydrolase, whose protein sequence is MAEQGTIEPITGKYVHVEIGGVDHRIYFEENGPEDGTPILCQHTAGNNCQEWRHLLTDEEITEDYRVIAHDLPYHGKSVPPTSQSWWEEDYKMTGKQFTETLVALADALELEDPIYMGSSMGGNITLELADWYPDRFQALIGLECGAHSPGFYIDWLDHPEVNTTEVNAYSCWGLMAPQSPEETRRETMYLYEQGANGVFKGDLYYYSVDHDYRDKLDQVKADECPLYIVNGEYDYLTTPEDGKETAEGVGDGAVAVEMAQIGHFPMSEHPELFNAYLKEILGDITGDREGDLPSVLTPDDVGIELHPPAPAREKSAE, encoded by the coding sequence ATGGCAGAACAAGGAACCATCGAACCGATTACGGGCAAGTACGTCCACGTCGAAATCGGCGGGGTAGACCACCGAATCTACTTCGAGGAGAACGGCCCGGAGGACGGAACGCCGATTCTCTGTCAGCACACTGCTGGCAACAACTGTCAGGAGTGGCGGCACCTCCTCACCGACGAGGAGATAACCGAGGACTATCGCGTCATCGCACACGACCTCCCGTATCACGGGAAGTCGGTTCCGCCGACCAGTCAGTCGTGGTGGGAGGAAGATTACAAGATGACGGGCAAACAGTTCACCGAGACGCTCGTCGCACTTGCCGACGCGCTCGAACTCGAAGACCCGATTTACATGGGGTCGTCGATGGGCGGCAACATCACGCTCGAACTGGCCGACTGGTATCCAGACCGGTTCCAAGCCCTCATCGGGTTGGAGTGTGGCGCGCACAGTCCGGGCTTTTACATCGACTGGTTAGACCACCCGGAAGTCAACACGACCGAGGTGAACGCCTACTCCTGTTGGGGTCTGATGGCACCGCAGAGTCCGGAAGAAACCCGCCGAGAGACGATGTATCTGTACGAACAGGGCGCAAATGGCGTGTTCAAGGGCGACCTGTACTACTACTCGGTTGACCACGACTACCGGGACAAACTCGACCAAGTGAAGGCCGACGAATGTCCGCTGTACATCGTCAACGGCGAGTACGACTACCTTACCACGCCCGAAGACGGCAAAGAGACGGCGGAAGGTGTCGGCGACGGAGCGGTTGCAGTCGAGATGGCCCAAATCGGCCACTTCCCGATGAGCGAGCATCCCGAACTGTTCAACGCCTACCTGAAAGAGATTCTCGGGGACATTACGGGCGACCGAGAGGGTGACCTCCCGAGCGTTCTCACGCCCGATGATGTCGGAATCGAACTCCATCCACCCGCCCCAGCGCGGGAAAAATCGGCGGAGTAA
- a CDS encoding DUF7331 family protein — MVQENTEEWGDCLEREIDGGVEFYDPENDEAWIWSDAGIELSWEA, encoded by the coding sequence ATGGTGCAAGAAAACACCGAAGAATGGGGCGATTGTTTGGAACGCGAAATCGACGGCGGCGTCGAGTTCTACGACCCCGAAAACGATGAAGCCTGGATTTGGTCCGATGCCGGTATCGAACTCTCGTGGGAAGCGTAA
- a CDS encoding DUF7538 family protein encodes MDDSLPALGEQDGWKVDEFAARVHYRGADDYYSIEYYEPSHCVLYWKVKGDGDVAVPVGRGTVPEPLRERVRQDLDAAGIDPEVEARDL; translated from the coding sequence ATGGACGACTCGCTCCCCGCGCTCGGCGAGCAAGACGGCTGGAAGGTAGACGAGTTCGCCGCCCGCGTTCACTACCGCGGCGCGGACGACTACTACAGCATCGAATACTACGAACCCAGCCACTGCGTGCTGTACTGGAAAGTCAAAGGCGACGGCGACGTGGCGGTTCCAGTCGGAAGGGGGACGGTTCCGGAACCGCTCCGCGAGCGAGTTCGACAGGATTTGGACGCCGCGGGAATCGACCCCGAAGTCGAAGCCCGCGACCTCTGA
- a CDS encoding ABC transporter ATP-binding protein: MSIHTDEDDPFEEQRENADNPMRRLFFEYGGENRFAFVVGVVSSLFARILNLLPPIILGVALDALFREEIPYTEALAASVPFLSESFSAQITPGAPRGQFWFSVGVVAVAFGVGAAFHWARNWGWNSFAQNIQHSVRTDTYDKMQRLDMEFFSDKQTGEMMSILSNDVNRLERFLNDGMNSAFRLGVMVVAIAAVLLTINWQLALVALVPVPLIALFTYKFIQIIQPKYADVRSSVGKVNSRLENNLGGIQVIKTSNTESFESDRVDDVSHDYFGANWDAIVTRIKFFPALQILSGLGFALTFIVGGLWVFNGEGPWFFTGDLEAGQFITFMLLTQRFIWPMAQFGSIINMYQRAYASSARIFGLMDEPSRIREEPDAEDLVVRDGEVVYDDVTFGYDEETIVEDVSFTVEGGDTLALVGPTGAGKSTVLKLLLRMYDVDDGAIRIDGTDIRDVSLPSIRQNIGYVSQNTFLFYGTVKENIEYGTFEASDEEIEEAAKAAEAHEFITNLPEGYDTKVGERGVKLSGGQRQRISIARAILKDPEILILDEATSDVDTETEMLIQRSLDKLTEDRTTFAIAHRLSTIKDAEKIVVLEGGKIVERGPHDELLQKDGLYAHLWGVQAGEIDELPEEFIERAARRTARTDADD, translated from the coding sequence ATGAGCATACACACAGACGAAGACGACCCGTTCGAAGAACAACGGGAAAACGCCGACAATCCGATGCGGCGTCTGTTCTTCGAATACGGGGGCGAAAATCGGTTCGCCTTCGTCGTCGGGGTCGTCTCCAGTCTCTTCGCTCGAATTCTCAATCTCCTCCCGCCGATAATCCTCGGTGTTGCACTCGACGCATTATTTCGGGAAGAAATTCCGTATACGGAGGCACTCGCCGCTTCAGTACCGTTTCTCTCGGAGAGCTTCTCCGCACAAATCACGCCGGGGGCACCCAGAGGACAGTTTTGGTTTTCCGTCGGCGTGGTCGCCGTCGCGTTCGGCGTCGGTGCGGCCTTCCACTGGGCACGAAACTGGGGATGGAACTCGTTCGCCCAGAACATTCAGCACTCGGTTCGTACCGACACCTACGACAAGATGCAGAGGTTGGACATGGAGTTCTTCTCCGACAAACAGACCGGGGAGATGATGTCCATTCTCTCGAACGACGTGAACCGATTGGAGCGATTCCTCAACGACGGAATGAACTCGGCGTTCAGACTGGGCGTAATGGTCGTCGCCATCGCGGCCGTCTTACTCACCATCAACTGGCAACTCGCGCTGGTCGCACTGGTGCCAGTACCGCTCATCGCGCTGTTCACCTACAAGTTTATTCAGATTATCCAACCGAAATATGCCGACGTGCGCTCTTCCGTCGGGAAGGTGAACTCCCGATTGGAGAACAACCTCGGCGGTATTCAGGTCATCAAAACGAGCAACACGGAGTCGTTCGAATCCGACCGCGTGGACGACGTGTCACACGACTATTTCGGTGCGAACTGGGACGCCATCGTTACGCGAATCAAGTTCTTCCCGGCCCTCCAGATACTTTCAGGACTGGGCTTCGCCCTGACGTTCATCGTCGGCGGTCTGTGGGTGTTCAACGGCGAGGGGCCGTGGTTCTTCACGGGTGACCTCGAAGCGGGACAGTTCATCACCTTCATGCTCCTGACTCAGCGGTTTATTTGGCCGATGGCGCAGTTCGGCTCCATCATCAATATGTACCAACGCGCGTACGCGTCCAGCGCCCGAATCTTCGGTCTGATGGACGAACCGAGTCGAATCCGTGAAGAACCCGATGCTGAAGACCTCGTCGTCCGCGACGGCGAGGTCGTCTACGATGACGTAACCTTCGGCTACGACGAGGAAACTATCGTAGAAGACGTCTCGTTCACCGTCGAAGGCGGCGACACCCTCGCGTTGGTCGGCCCGACCGGAGCCGGGAAATCGACCGTCCTGAAGCTCCTGCTTCGGATGTACGACGTGGACGATGGTGCGATTCGAATCGACGGCACCGACATCCGCGACGTGAGTCTGCCGAGCATTCGCCAAAACATCGGCTACGTTAGCCAGAACACGTTCTTGTTTTACGGGACGGTGAAAGAAAACATCGAGTACGGCACCTTCGAGGCCTCCGACGAGGAAATCGAGGAGGCAGCGAAAGCCGCCGAGGCCCACGAGTTCATCACCAATCTACCGGAGGGCTACGACACCAAGGTCGGCGAACGCGGAGTCAAGCTTTCGGGTGGCCAGCGTCAGCGGATTTCGATTGCCCGTGCAATCCTGAAAGACCCGGAAATCCTCATCTTGGACGAGGCAACCAGCGACGTGGACACCGAGACGGAGATGCTCATCCAGCGCAGTCTCGACAAACTCACCGAAGACCGCACCACGTTCGCCATCGCGCACCGTCTTTCGACAATCAAGGATGCGGAGAAAATCGTCGTTCTCGAAGGCGGGAAAATCGTCGAACGCGGCCCGCACGACGAACTCCTGCAAAAAGATGGCCTCTACGCCCATCTCTGGGGCGTTCAGGCCGGTGAAATCGATGAACTCCCCGAGGAGTTCATCGAACGCGCCGCCCGCAGAACCGCCCGTACCGACGCGGACGACTGA
- the otsB gene encoding trehalose-phosphatase: MTTEVPEPLRTNLYVLVNRLRDTDGLLALFDFDGSLAPIEQRPEDVELPPATRTELEALRGMENVEVGIVSGRGLDDLRERVGIDGVSYAGNHGLELYIDDERNVHPVAEDSKKQIAALCDELEDELAPVDGAFVENKGVTASVHYRLVADEDGVSTVREAVENAVRGADDIRITSGKAVVEMRPDVEWHKGRALRWLYDHHVPDDETWLPLYVGDDRTDEDAFEVLPKSGLGIKVGRQPPTVASYRVADPSSVQTILTWLVEYGVEFLGTESLSNGTRS, translated from the coding sequence ATGACTACCGAGGTTCCGGAACCGCTCCGAACGAATCTGTACGTGCTGGTTAACCGACTCCGTGACACCGACGGCCTGCTTGCGCTGTTCGACTTCGACGGGTCGCTCGCACCCATCGAACAGCGACCGGAGGACGTGGAACTTCCGCCAGCAACCCGCACCGAACTCGAAGCACTCCGCGGAATGGAGAACGTGGAAGTCGGTATCGTCAGCGGTCGCGGCCTCGACGACCTTCGGGAACGAGTCGGCATCGACGGCGTCTCTTACGCTGGCAATCACGGATTGGAATTGTACATCGACGACGAGCGGAACGTCCATCCGGTCGCCGAGGATTCCAAAAAACAGATCGCCGCCCTCTGTGACGAACTCGAAGACGAACTCGCGCCCGTTGACGGCGCGTTCGTGGAGAACAAAGGCGTCACGGCGTCGGTTCACTACCGACTCGTTGCGGACGAGGATGGAGTCTCGACTGTTCGGGAGGCCGTCGAGAATGCGGTGCGAGGGGCGGACGACATTCGCATCACGTCCGGCAAAGCGGTGGTGGAGATGCGACCCGACGTAGAGTGGCACAAGGGGCGAGCGCTTCGATGGCTGTACGACCACCACGTTCCGGATGACGAGACGTGGCTTCCCCTCTACGTCGGCGACGACCGAACCGACGAGGACGCGTTCGAAGTCCTGCCGAAATCCGGACTCGGTATCAAGGTCGGTCGGCAACCGCCGACCGTGGCGAGCTATCGCGTCGCCGACCCGTCGTCAGTGCAGACAATTCTCACGTGGTTGGTGGAGTACGGCGTCGAGTTTCTCGGAACGGAGTCGCTTTCGAACGGAACTCGGAGCTGA
- a CDS encoding alpha,alpha-trehalose-phosphate synthase (UDP-forming), giving the protein MTGERPTAETVSSLLGDHELVVASNRQPYSHEREDGEIVVNRPAGGLTSALDPVVQSAGGTWVAWASGDADHDVTDENGRVGVPPEDPAYDLRRVSLTEEQVEGYYYGYSNQVLWPICHIDTSKMNARADFWEHYRDANRAFADAIADEASDDSLVWLQDYHLALAPRMIRETNPDVFCMQFWHITWPSWDAFQTCPQYEQLLDGLLANDLVGFHTDQYCQNFLDCAAMLPDARVDRATRSVVYKGRRTFVRPFPLGIDATHRRQLALSSADTGFWNEFRDEHDIGDTVALGVERLDYTKGIPERLTALEQFWETRPEWQGELTYVQKASESRTQIPEYQAIQDFVESEIERINTQFGTNDWTPIVYLNEYLSKDGLATLYREADLGIVSPRRDGMNLVAKEFVASQVDDPGVLLLSELTGAHEELGDESISVHPHDTLGFADAIETALTLPETERAHRMNDLERLVHSNDVYAWMTKQFRTVESIQRGRDVAKQSIKRQ; this is encoded by the coding sequence ATGACAGGTGAACGCCCAACCGCCGAGACGGTGTCATCCCTCCTCGGCGACCACGAACTCGTCGTCGCCTCGAACCGCCAACCGTACAGCCACGAACGCGAGGATGGGGAAATCGTCGTCAACCGACCTGCTGGCGGCCTCACGTCCGCACTCGACCCCGTCGTGCAATCCGCCGGGGGAACGTGGGTCGCGTGGGCGAGCGGCGACGCAGACCACGACGTGACCGACGAAAACGGGCGAGTCGGCGTCCCGCCGGAAGACCCGGCCTACGACCTGCGACGCGTATCGCTCACCGAGGAGCAGGTCGAAGGCTACTACTACGGCTACAGCAACCAAGTTCTCTGGCCGATTTGCCACATCGACACGTCGAAGATGAACGCGCGCGCCGATTTCTGGGAACACTACCGTGACGCGAATCGAGCCTTCGCGGACGCCATCGCGGACGAAGCGAGCGACGATTCCCTCGTCTGGTTGCAGGATTACCATCTCGCGCTGGCCCCGCGAATGATACGCGAAACAAACCCCGACGTATTCTGCATGCAGTTCTGGCACATCACGTGGCCATCGTGGGACGCCTTCCAGACGTGTCCACAGTACGAGCAACTGCTGGACGGACTGCTCGCGAACGACCTCGTCGGCTTTCACACCGACCAATACTGCCAGAACTTCCTCGACTGTGCCGCCATGCTTCCCGACGCCCGGGTTGACCGAGCAACCCGGAGCGTCGTCTACAAGGGACGGCGAACGTTCGTCCGGCCGTTCCCGCTCGGTATCGACGCCACGCACCGGCGGCAACTCGCACTGTCGAGCGCGGATACCGGATTCTGGAACGAGTTCCGCGACGAACACGACATCGGCGACACCGTCGCGCTCGGCGTCGAACGACTCGACTACACGAAAGGGATTCCGGAGCGATTGACGGCGCTCGAACAGTTCTGGGAGACGCGCCCCGAGTGGCAAGGAGAACTCACCTACGTCCAGAAGGCGAGCGAAAGCCGAACCCAGATTCCGGAATATCAAGCGATACAGGATTTCGTCGAATCCGAAATCGAGCGCATCAACACCCAGTTCGGCACGAACGACTGGACGCCAATCGTCTATCTCAACGAGTATCTCTCGAAAGACGGTCTTGCGACCCTGTACCGCGAGGCCGACCTCGGCATCGTCAGTCCGCGACGAGACGGAATGAATCTCGTGGCTAAGGAGTTCGTCGCGTCGCAAGTAGACGACCCCGGCGTTCTCCTCTTGAGCGAGTTAACCGGCGCGCACGAGGAACTCGGCGACGAGTCGATTTCAGTGCATCCGCACGATACGCTGGGATTCGCGGACGCAATCGAGACTGCACTGACGCTGCCCGAAACCGAGCGAGCGCACCGGATGAACGACCTCGAACGGCTGGTTCACTCGAACGATGTATATGCGTGGATGACGAAGCAGTTCCGAACGGTCGAATCGATCCAGCGCGGCCGCGACGTTGCGAAACAATCCATCAAACGACAATGA
- a CDS encoding DUF5789 family protein, whose protein sequence is MADEDREMGVELGELADKLDEHDYPASSDDLVEEYGDYEIEYSNGSERFEEVIGPLNETYESADGVRQSILNMADSEAVGRQRYSDRGGTEQSSPEDDPDQQSF, encoded by the coding sequence ATGGCCGACGAAGACCGCGAAATGGGTGTGGAGTTGGGCGAACTGGCCGACAAACTTGACGAGCACGACTATCCCGCATCGTCGGACGACCTCGTAGAGGAGTACGGCGACTACGAAATCGAATATTCGAACGGTTCCGAGCGATTCGAGGAGGTAATCGGGCCGCTCAACGAAACCTACGAATCTGCGGATGGTGTCCGACAGTCGATACTCAACATGGCCGACAGCGAAGCGGTTGGCCGTCAGCGATACTCCGACCGAGGCGGCACCGAACAGTCGTCGCCGGAAGACGACCCCGACCAACAATCGTTCTGA
- a CDS encoding creatininase family protein has translation MNLSRATWTDADDVETNLALLPVGSTEQHGPHAPLGTDWLNAEAVADATAEAYDGDVVVTPPIPVGVSEEHRQFTGTLWVTEETFRRYVRETVASLAEHGWNRVVIVNGHGGNVAALREVTGKITRHDEAYAVPFTWFEAVGDHRSDMGHAGPLETAFLRHTRGELVHEDRVELAREGASDGWGEWVSYTNLAYDSAEFTENGVVGDPSEGSEERGEELLELAVQSLVKLLSAVASRDVRRPEHR, from the coding sequence ATGAATCTCTCTCGTGCGACGTGGACAGACGCGGACGACGTCGAGACGAACCTCGCGCTTCTTCCCGTCGGAAGCACGGAACAACACGGCCCACACGCACCACTCGGAACCGACTGGCTCAACGCCGAAGCAGTCGCGGACGCGACTGCTGAGGCATACGACGGCGACGTCGTCGTCACCCCGCCGATTCCGGTCGGCGTGAGCGAAGAACACCGCCAATTCACCGGAACACTCTGGGTCACCGAGGAAACCTTCCGGCGGTACGTCCGCGAGACGGTTGCGAGCCTCGCAGAACACGGCTGGAATCGCGTCGTCATCGTCAACGGTCACGGCGGGAACGTCGCCGCGCTCCGCGAAGTCACCGGGAAAATCACACGCCACGACGAAGCCTACGCGGTTCCGTTCACGTGGTTCGAAGCGGTCGGCGACCATCGAAGCGACATGGGTCACGCCGGGCCACTGGAAACCGCGTTCTTGCGCCACACTCGCGGTGAACTGGTTCACGAGGATAGAGTCGAACTGGCCAGAGAAGGCGCGAGCGACGGCTGGGGCGAGTGGGTGTCCTACACGAATCTCGCCTACGACAGCGCGGAGTTCACGGAAAACGGCGTCGTCGGCGACCCGAGTGAGGGAAGCGAGGAACGAGGAGAGGAACTGCTGGAACTGGCGGTACAGTCGCTAGTGAAACTGCTCTCTGCGGTGGCGTCGCGGGACGTTCGGCGACCCGAACACCGGTAG